Genomic segment of Oscillospiraceae bacterium:
ATCGCCAAGGAAATTGAACTTGACGATGCTTTCGAAAACATGGGTGCGCAGCTGATCCGCGAAGTCGCAACCAAGACCAACGACGCCGCCGGCGACGGCACCACTACGGCAACTTTGCTTGCTCAGGCAATCGTTCGCGAAGGCATGAAGAATGTCGCTGCGGGCGCAAACCCGATGATCATCAAGAAAGGTCTCGCCAAAGCGGTCGACACTGCTGTTGCGGAGATCAAAAAAAATTCCCGCACGGTCGACGGAAGCCAGGATATCGCGCGTGTCGCGACCGTTTCTTCGGGCGACGAATTTATCGGCAACATGATTGCCGAAGCCATGAGCAAAGTCAGCTCAAACGGCGTCATCACCATCGAGGAATCCAAGACCGCCGAGACTCTTTGCGATGTCGTTGACGGCATGCAGTTTGACCGCGGCTATATCTCCCCGTACATGGTTACCGACACCGAGAAGATGGAAGCCGTCATCGATGACCCGTTCATCCTCATCACCGACCGTAAAATCAGTAATATTCAGGACGTTCTTCCGCTGCTCGAGCAAATCGTCCAGGCCGGCAAAAAACTGGTCATCATCGCCGAGGATGTCGAGGGTGAAGCCCTTGCCACGATCCTCGTCAATAAGCTGCGCGGAACGTTTACCTGCGTCGCGATCAAAGCACCCGGTTTCGGCGATCGCCGCAAGGAAATGCTGCGTGACATCGCGACCCTGACCGGCGGTCAGGTCATCTCCGAAGAACTCGGAATGGACCTGAAAGAAGCCAAGGTTCAGATGCTCGGCAGAGCGCGTCAGGTCAAAGCCGGCAAAGAGAACACCATCATCGTCGACGGCACGGGCGATCCCAAAGAGATCAAGGCCCGCATCGACCAGATCAAGTCCCAGATCGAGACAACCACCTCCGATTTCGACCGCGAGAAGCTGCAGGAACGCCTTGCCAAGCTCTCCGGCGGCGTCGCCGTCATCAAAGTCGGCGCGGCTACCGAAGTCGAGATGAAAGAAAAGAAACTGCGCATGGAAGACGCACTCTCCGCGACCAAAGCGGCCGTGGAAGAGGGCATCGTCGCGGGCGGCGGTGTTGCGCTGCTGAACGCGGCGGCGGCTGTCGAAAAGCTGATCGCGCAGGTTGACGGCGACGAAAAGACCGGCGTCAGAATTATTCTGAAAACGCTGGAAGAACCGATTCGCCAGATCGCTGAAAACGCGGGCCTTGAGGGCTCTGTCATCGTCAATAAAATCAGAGCAAGCCGCAAGACCGGTTATGGTTTCGACGCCTATAAAGAGACCTATTGCGATATGATCGACTGCGGCATCGTCGACCCGACAAAAGTCGTGCGTTCCGCGCTGCAAAACGCCGCGTCGGTTGCCTCGATGATTCTGACGACCGAATCCCTGGTCGCGGACAAGAAAGAACCCACACCTCCCCCGGCGCCGATGGGCGGCAATCCGGGAATGGATATGTATTAATATCGCAATTTTTAAAACAAAAACGGCGGCGCGAGAATTAGCGCCGCCGTTTCGCATAAAGTTTTTTAATATGCAGGGGCGATTATTAATCGCCCGCATCGTGCGGGTGCTAGTCTGTGAGTAAATTATAAATAGGTAAAAAGTAAGGTACCCCGCGGTGAAATAGGAAACGGATGATTGCAAATCGCCCCTACGGGAGTGCAGAACAGATATCGATAAAATTTGAAATTCCGTGTTTTTTTATCTAAAAACAACGGCGGCGCAAAATTTGCGCCGCCGCAATTTTCCTTTTTTATCGAAGGAAAACATCGCATCCGAATTTCAATCGGTGATTATTAATCTTTGGTGCTGCGGGCTTCCGCTTCCACGTGATCCTCGGTGATTGCGCTGCGCTCTCTGAACAACAGAGAGATGCACCAAAGTGCCGCAATGCCGACGAGTGCATAGATGATGCGTGCAGCGGTGCTTCCGCTGCCGAAGGCAAGCGCTACCAGGTCAGTGTTGAATAATCCGACACTGCCCCAGTTCAGACCTCCGATTATCATGATGATCAATGCGATTCTATCGATGACCATAAAAAGTAACCTCCTAAAACAGGATGTGTTCTTATTTTCCCAAAGCAAACGGCAATTATACTTTCCATAATATAAAAAACATGGTATAATCTTTTTATTAACATGAGCGGCAGCCGGAAAAGCATATTTCACGGCCGCAAAAGGGAGGTCATCATTTTGAAAGCAGTGATCACCGTTTTGGGTAAAGATACGGTAGGAATATTGGCAAAAATTTCGGCAAAATGCGCCGAAAACCGAATTAACGTCACCGACGTCAACCAGACGATTCTGGACGATATTTTTGCGATGCTGATGCTCGTCGACATGGCCGAAGCCACCATTAAACTGGCGGATTTCGCCGCGGCGCTCAAGGCCGAGGGCGAACGGATGGGGTTGGTGGTCTATGTGATCTCACAAGAGGTTTTCGACACCATGCACCACGTATAAGCAACCCTTTTAAGGACGGATTATAACCATGAATAAACGCGATATACACGATATTCTCGAGACCGTGGGGATGATCAAAGATCAAAACCTGGATATCCGCACGGTGACGATGGGGATTTCGCTGCTCGACTGCATCCGGGGCGACAGTAAATCCACCTGCGCCGCAGTCTATGAAAAGATTACAACAAAAGCCGGACGGCTTTCCGGGGTCTGTGAGGGCATCGGAGCCGAATACGGCATTCCGATCATCAACAAACGCATCTCGGTCACGCCCGCCGCAATGTTATGCGCGACCGCCGATCCGTTTGAGTTGGCGCTCACGCTCGACAGAGCCGCAAAAACCACCGGCGTGGATTTTCTCGGCGGATTTTCGGCGCTCGTTCAGAAGGGTTTTTCCGGCGGCGATCTGGCGCTGATCGAGGCAATTCCGCAGGCACTGTCCGATACGAAGCTGGTCTGCTCGAGCATCAATGTGGCGACAACGCGGGCCGGCATCAACATGGATGCGGTGGCGCTGATGGGCGAGATCATCAAAAAGACCGCAGAAGCAACCAAAGACCGCGACTGCATCGGCTGCGCAAAACTCGTCGTGTTCGCAAACGCGGTTGAAGATAACCCGTTTATGGCGGGAGCGTTTCACGGTACCGGCGAACCGGAATGTGCGATCAACGTAGGCGTCTCGGGGCCGGGTGTTGTGGCGGCCGCGCTTCGTGAAGCGGGCGACTGCGATTTGGCGCAGGCGGCGAACATCATCAAAAAGACGGCTTTTAAAATCACGCGAATGGGTCAGCTTGTCGCGGAACTCGCGGCCAATCGGCTCGGCGTCGAATTCGGAATTGTCGATTTATCTTTGGCGCCGACACCCGCCGTGGGTGATTCGGTCGCCGAGATTCTGGAAATAATAGGCCTTGAGAGCACCGGCTGCTGCGGCACCACCGCCGCGCTGGCACTGCTCAACGACGCGGTTAAAAAGGGCGGAATCATGGCAAGCTCGCACGTCGGCGGGCTCTCGGGCGCGTTTATCCCGGTCAGCGAAGATGCGGGCATGATCGCGGCGGCAAGGCGCGGTTCACTGCGTATTGAAAAGCTGGAGGCCATGACGGCGGTCTGCTCGGTGGGTCTTGATATGATCGCCGTTCCGGGCGACACGAGCGCAGCGGTGATCTCGGCGCTGATTGCCGACGAAGCCAGCATCGGGGTCGTTAATTCCAAGACGACGGCAGTGCGCGTGATTCCGGCAATCGGAAAAAAGGTCGGCGACGAGGTTTCTTTCGGCGGACTGCTCGGCAGCGCGCCGGTCATGGAGATCAACACCTGGTCCCCCGAAAAAATGATCAAACGCGGCGGGCGCATCCCCGCGGTATTGCAGGCATTGAGGAATTAGTTATGGCGTTTTTAGACAAACTGGCTTACAGGTTCAGAAAAATCGCAGTCAAAAACCTGATGCTCTACATCGCATCGGGGCAGTTCTTGGTGTTTTTGATTGATATTTTGATGGGCTCGAGATTCAGCACTACACTGTCCCAGCTGTTGGAATTTGACCGCAGCCTGATTTTACAGGGGCAAGTTTGGCGGGTGATTTCTTTTATCTTTATTCCGCCGAGCCAGGCGGGGCTGACAGGCCTTTTCTTCATTTTTTTCGTACTGTATTTTTACTGGATGATCGGTAACTCACTCGAAAACGAGTGGGGTGCGGCAAAGTTCAACCTGTATTATTATTTCTGCATTCTGTTTTTAATTGCCGCGGGATTTATTTCCGGATATAACGTAAACACGTTTTTGAACTTGTCGCTGTTTTTCGCGTTTGCGGTTTTTTATCCCAATTATCAGATCAATCTGTTTTTCGTGCTGCCGATTAAAATCAAGTGGCTGGCATATGTTGACGCGCTGTATTTTTTACTGATGTTGATTCTCGGGCCATGGGCGATACGCGCGTCGGTGATTGCATCAGTCGCGGTGTTTTTGCTGTTCTTCGGCAAACAATTATCTAGGGACATTAAAAACTTTACATTGAACATGTACAATCGGAAAAAATATAAAAAGTCGGTCGCGTGGGGCAAAAAACAGAATAAGGATTATTGGAAGAATCGATAAAAACACTTTGATTTCTCGCCTGTATTTTTCTATAATTTATCAATAATTATTTTCATAAAAAACCACTGTTAAATATCCTGTTGCGTCTTGTATTTCCATGCCTAATACTTCAGCGGCGTTTGTACTTGCAGCGATATCTACAGAACAGTCTTTCAATAATTCCAATATGGCAGCAAGTACAACAGGGGCATCAAGATATGTTTCGTCAAGTCCCATAATAGCTGATGAATCAAAGCTTTTTATATATTCTTCCATCTTGGCGCGGTTCACTTGTTCATCTTGCGTATATAATCCATGCGAAAAATCTATTGATGCAACGATAATTACATCCGGTTCCGAAAATGCTGTTTCCATTACTTTTTTCGCAATGTTATAGGATGCGCCCTTTTGGAAAATAATCGGGATAATATTTGAATTCGGCAGATACTGCTCAATAATTGGAATAAGATTTGTAATACTATGTTCGTTTTTAATTAATTCGTCATTTACCCCGATTTGATTGTAGAGTGTTGAACCATCGCACGTTGACGCGATTTTCGGGCCGTTTGCGGTATGATTCGGACCCACTAAAATAATCGTCTTTGGATTATCGGCAACAATAGAGTTGATTCCGTCTTCCGCTAATTTAATTGCAACCACATCATGCGGCACGATCAGCGCTTTGATTTTACGCGGTTCCGGGGCGGTTGAATAAGCGAAAAATAAATTAAAACAAAATATAATCACAAAAAACAATAAACCGTATTTTTTCATTTTATGTCAATTACACCGCCCTCCGCTTTGTTGATAATTTCGGGTTTTGTTGCGTTAATAATATAAGAACCTTCACTCTTGAAACTGCCTGTCATCGTTGGTTTTGTGTTGAAAATAATATTGCCTGTTCGTGGTTCTTTGCATTTATAAACTGTAAATGTAATTTGTTTGCCCTTAACTTCCGACACCCACACATTTTTGCCCGCCATAGACCGATCTATCCCTAAAAAATCAAGTCCGGCAGGCATCATATGTATGATATTATAATACCCGTCAGGCGCTTCGGCGGTTATTCCATAACCAATTTCGCCCGTAACGAATCGTTGCGTCGCAGAGTCTATTTCATTAGGGTACTTTTGATTAACATATAATAATGGTGACACATTACCTTGCGGGAATCCGGATGCGGTATAGCTAACGGAAACTTCAATTTCCTGTTCAATGCCGTTAAATTTAATTTCCCGTAACTGCTCCGCTGTGAGCATAAGCGAGTGACTTACCCACAGTTTTATTTCTTTTTCCTCACTGTCAAGAGTATAGGTAAAAGTGGCGCAATCGGCATTAACTTTTTGCGCTTTATGTTTTAATACCATCACTTGCTGCAGCAAATACAGATCATCCACACCCTTGTTTTCAAGGACATATTGGAACAGCAGATCTCCTTCGGGCATATCAAGCAGCACCGCTGCTGCCGCCAGATTGGCGGTAAATTTAATTGTTTCCTCGCGCTCGTTCGCGTCCCAATACATTGTATTACCGGCAACCTTGCAAAAATCGGTTATAAGTTCACTGACGATTTCTTTCGCATTGCCGCCATCACCGAAAAATATGTGAATAAGGGCAAGATTGAGTTTAACTTCAGCCGTAACACCCGGTTGTTTGAAATCGTTAATGTATTGTAAAACAGGTTCTTTCAAGGCGGCAAGTCCCGCCAGCGCGAGGGATGATCCTTCCGGGTTTTCATTTTTTAATTTGTTCATTTGGCCGTATAAATAATTTGCCGCTGCGGATTTATTGAAGCTTTCGCCCGAAACCGCGCAGGCCCAGACAGTTGTTTCCAACTCCGCCGTCGAATATGTAAATGGAGATATACTTCCATCTGAATTTTGATAATTTGCTATTTTTGCCGTGTAATCCGTGCCGCTTGAATAGCCGTACACCGGAGTGTCCGTTAAAATTTCCTCCGCAGTCTTTTTTGCGATAAACTGCTCTACCCTTACCGCATTTGTATGCCGAATTTTTTGTAAGGCTCGTATAACCTGCGCCTTTTGTTTGTCGGAAAATATTAAATTAACCGTGCCGTTTACGGACAAATCAATATTTGTGTTGTTTTTAGAAAGCATAAAGGTATCGGTTTTAATATGGGTTATAGCACTGTCAACAACGGTAAATTTTGTGGTGATTTTATCTGAATATTCTTTATATTTAGCTGAAACCGTAATATCGTGAATGCCCTTCGGAAGCTGCGGCAGCTCTATTTCCGTCCAAACGGATATTTTTCCCGTTTCTGTCTGATTAAAGTTAAGCGAAGGAATTTCAATGGTATATTGAACATTACCATCTGTAAGTGCCGTTCCCGCGTTCCTTATGCCGAGTTTTGGTTTATCTCCGGTAATAAAAGTGTCGTTTAAACGAATGTCTGCAAAGAAGGGCAGGGTAGAAATTATATTAGTCCTTCCGCTCCCTGCCATAATATCGCCCGGCCGGAACGCTTGCCAAAAAATACGCCACGAAGTAATATTATCGGGCAGTTTTACCTCAAGTACCGCTGTGCCGTTATTATTTGTTTCGAGGGTTTTGAATAAGGCGGTATCTCTGAAATCCGAACGCTCTCCTTCGCCTTCTCCACCTTTTCCGCCGTCCGAACTTGCCCCGACTATAACATGACTGATTGCCGTTTTCGGCCAAAAATAATACCGATCGCCAAAAATTCTCGCATTGATGTCAACATACTGTTCGCGTATTGAAAGCAAAGCTTCGTCAACCATGTTAATATTTATGTAACCCTTAACCGGACGATTATCGGCGTCAGTAAGCGTCAGCGTAATCTTTGCCGTATCTCCCGGTTTATAATACGGTTTATCGGGCGATACATCCACAAACAGCGCGCGGCTTTCATTATTTAAAAGGACTGAATGGTTTCCCCAATCACTATTAGTATCAATATATTTCCTGCCGTCAAAATGCACACCTAAAACATTGATATTCGGTAAATATTTATTATCGAACACGAAGTTGAGTATATTATCCTGCGTTACAGTATAATCAATAATTCTGTCACTTGCGCGGATAAAAAGAACGGTTCCCTGTTCTATTTTATTTTGATTATTATAATATAGCGAAAGAGAAACTTCGTCCCCGACGGTATAATCATTTTTATTGTCATTGGATTTAATATTGACAAATCGCTGTTCATTATCACCGAAATATTCAGATGAAGGGAGATACTGCGTACGGATAAACGCTCTTCCTTTTCTGTCCGTGCCTTCAATTTTAATTTTATATTCTTGATCGGAAAGAACCGGAAAATCAAAATATTGAATGTCTTTCCCTTTTACGGTAATGTTTTGCGCAAATTCAAACAATTCGCTCCGTTCATATCTGTATGATTCGCTATATGTCTTGGTGTACGGGTCGTATTGTTTTTGCCCGGCAGGGATTTTATTCCATTCTATTTTTGTAAAGTTGATTTTAAGCGATACGTTGCTATCGAAATCTTTTAAATAACCATCCCTGCTATTCCATATGTCATCAAGTCCGCTGAAATCTACAGCGAACGCTTGAATCCCTAAGTTGCAAATCTTTCCGTTTCTTTTGGCTGTGGTATTGATTTCAATATCACTGTTAACAACCGAAATATCAATATTTTCATATACATCACCTATTTCAGGCAACACAGCTTCCGAACTGATGTACTTGCTTGATATAAGATAATTGCTGTTTAACATGCCGTTGACCTTAACACTCACGCTGCCATTGATGTCAGTTTTGAATTGCGAGCCGTCAAGTCTTATATCCAGCCCACTAAACGGCGTGCCGTCAAAATATTCCGCTGTCGCTGTGACATTCGCTTCTTCACCGGCCCAAATGATTGGTTTATCTGAAGAAAGTTTTATATTATAAGCGGGTTTTTTATACAAATCAACTTCAAAGTACGTACTGCTTAAATATTTATCATCATAATAAAATGACAAGTAATAATCATCCGGCGCTAATTCCGGCAACTGTATCTGCCCTTCAAAAACGCCGTTTGTGACATTAACTTCAATTTTTATTTCGCTTTGGTTCTCGTTATCCCAATAAGACTTTTCAACAACCGCAGTAACTTTATCAATATCTTTAGATCCGGATAGTTTTGGCGAAATTACCCCAAAAAAATTAAGTGTATCATTGGGTTTGTAGAGTTGTTTATCCACATAAATATATTTCCAATAATCTAATCTGTTAAATACGCTTGCGTCTTCATTTTTTCCCACAGAAACCAAGAGTTGATCGCTGCCTTTTTGCACACAATAGTATGAATTATCCGGGTCTTTCGTTTTCAAAATGCCTTGTGCGTCTGTCGTGCCGATATTTGCGCCGTTAATTTTTGACACTTGTGCTTCGGAAACAGGTAAAGATGTCGCTAAATCGTTTACCCAAAACAGTCGATCATCCTTATCGCTCACCGCATATGCGCTCAGATCGGTAATCTGGAATAAAGAAATTTCTGTATAACCGCCAAGAGTAAACTCTGCCGCATAAAATCCCTTTTGCAATATTTCCGGTATAACTACCACTCCGCCATAATCGCCGCCGTAAATTTCGATTTGGTTTTCGTAAACTTTGTTTAATGCCGAAGTATCAATTTTCGGACGCGTTTGCCCATCCCAAAAATCATAATTTAACCTGTCGCTTACCGCTTTTGCATAATTATTGATATCATTAAATTGATATATTTTTACGGAAAATCCGTTGCTTTTATCTGCCATGCTGTTAAAAGACACATCAAAGGCAGGTGTTTCCGTAGTCATAAAGGCATTATTTTCATTTTCGATAAAAAATTGGAACTTATACTTTAAATCTCCTTCGTCGGTCGAAAATTTAAAGACAAAATCTTCCCCTAATGTATGCGTTCCCAAAGCATCTGCCAGTGTTCCATTTACGCAGACTTTATAAACTGTACCGCTAGTCATTGTTTCATCAGGAGCAAAACTATATGTATTTATATTTATTTTGTACCAGTTTCCGTTAAGTGTCGGTTGAAAAGTAACTTTATCTTTTAAGTCATCAATATTTATATCATTTTTAAAAGTGAGTTCGATTGCGGAATTTATGGGTACGTTTGTGCTTTGATCCCGGGGAAGTGTTTTTTCGATGCCGAATTCTTTTTGTGTTTGAAACGCAAAACTGTTTCCTGATCGCACAGGAAGATTTTGTTCCGTTTGAATCGGGTCATAGCTAAACGTGTATACCGTATTGGGAGCGAGATGTGTCTGCGGTAATAATTTAAATTCCAAGTCATTTTTTGTTTTTTCAAGGGTATATTCAATCTGCGGCGAAGTTTTAAGCCACTTAATAATCTTATCTTTATCTGTTGGTTCGGAAAAAGATAAAAGAAAAGCAGCTTCCGAGGGAATACAGTTATTCTTGTCTGTTGCAAGGGCTTTTATGTTAAAATCGCCGAACGGTAAAACCGCAGGCTGCTGTGAATAAGTAAATGCCCACGTTCCAACACCTGCAAATAAAATGAAAAAGAAACCCGCAGTAAACCAAAAATACTTTCTTTTATAAAGATCCAACGATTTTGTTTTAATCTTTGCAACAAACATTATTAATTTTGCTTTTAACTGATTCGAAAGTTTCTGACACTTTACTTTTAAACACATACTTAATACCTCCGATATTCGTATTGAAAATTGATGAAATAATTTGACTTTATAATACGACCAATGTGTATTCCGATGAACAGCTTGAAATAATCGGAGGCGTTCTCTATCGGTGCGATGAACACGCAGACCGACAATGATAAAGACGAGCGGGAGTGAAGATAAAAAATCCCTTAATACGAGTAATAACTTTATAGATCCTTCCAAGTCCCATAATCATTGTGAATTGTTTTTTGTTGATCATATTCAAGATAAAACAAAAATCGAGTCCGATACAAGCATAACATAAAACGGCTTTATATGTCAACATTTTCCGTTAATGAATTCGCTACGAAAGGAAAATAATTGCATTTGTGCCCTTGATGCTTTCATATAGGGTCGAACCACTCTCAAGTTGAGAAGATATTTTCCGACTTGTTTTATTTGTGATAATATGGTAAACTTTTACTCACAGATTTTTGCAAAGGGGTGAGACGGATGATCAACTATGTCGGAACAAAAACTCTTGAAACAAAAAGATTGATATTGCGCAGATACGAGTTATCTGATGCAGATGATATGTTCAATAATTTTGCAAATAATGAAAATGTCAGCAGGTTTTTGTCTTGGTATCCTCACGAAAATGTAGAAGCCACTAAAAAACTTTTAATATCCTGGATTGAAGAATATAAAAACGATAACAGATATATGTGGGCGATTGTTTTAAAAGAAATGAATCAGGTTATCGGTTCAATATCGGTCGTTGGAATGTCGGAAAAACATCAAACAGCTGAACTCGGATATTCCATCGGTGAAGCGTATTGGGGCAAGGGTATAACCACTGAAGCAGTCGAAGTTGTTATAGCATTTTTATTTAACGAAGTGGGATTTCATAGAATTCAAGCAAAGCATGACACCCATAATCCGGCATCCGGCAGAGTGATGGAAAAGGTCGGCATGAAGTTTGAAGGAACTATGCGTCACGAAAGGATTCACAAGGACGGCTCACGCGGCGACACAATTATTTGGGCCATTATTCATGACGAATGAATACCATTGTATAAAAATTACCTGCGAAAGAAGCCATATCTTTCATACGCATACTTTCCAAGATAGTGCAGTGATTACACCCGCCACATCAATCAAGCTGCGGCGGGTATTTCAATACTTCTTTATTTGAAGGCACTTTTATTGCTGCCCTTAATCGAGGCTGATAATTTTCCGATATTGATTCGGGTATCTTTTTATTCGGTTTTTGCAAAAAATCTTTTTGCTATTCCTGTCTTAAAAATTCGATCTTATGCCAACTTGTCCTTTTTGTCCCATCCCTCTGCCCACGAGTCGAAAGTCAAGTCGGATATTTCAAATTCCGCGATGAGCTGATTGACGTCGTTTTCCTGCCAACGGTTGTTTTGTTTATCGTAAGTCAGATGCATCATATGCTGATATACATTCAGCTGCGCATGGCGACAGCCCTGTTTTTTGCAGATACACAAATCAACCGCCGTGAAAGCGTGCTTGCTGATTTCGGGAGTATTCAGGTCGGACAACACGCTTTTGGGCTCGTTTTCGCCGATTCGTCTGAGCAATTCGGCGGTGTTGCAGCTGTGTATTTTTAAAACATCCTTGCGCTCGTATAAATTAGAATCACAGTACGGACAGAATTTGCCGCTTCCGACCTTTGCATTATAGATCGCAATACCGACAAAACCGAGGATGGGGAGGGCGAGCCCCATGAGCAGAGACATAATTCCCGTGACGCCCCCCGCGGACCAAAACAGAATGGTACTGCGTAGCGCGGAGGGGACAAAGATGACAATCGACGTGACAACGGTAAGCCAAGCGCTGTTTCCTTTTCCCCAAATGTTGATGAGCCGTTTGAATATCGCAGATATTCCGACGGACAGACCCACACTTACGCCGATGTATACCGCCAGAACGATAATAACATAACGAAGAAGCGTGGAAAGCGCCAACAGAATCGGAAACAGAAAATACAGCGCCGCGCCGACAACAACGGAAAGGAGCAGGATCGGAATGGCTTTTCCTATCACAACAGCGCGTTTTTGATTCCATTTTGATTCCTTGGGTTCAATCTTGGGAAAGCGGAATTTGAACGGTAAAATCTGTGTTCCGGTCTTGTCTGCGCCGCACCACGGGCAGAGTTCGCTTCCGATTTCCCGCTGCGCACCGCATTTTTTGCACACGGCAAGTTCCTCTGTCGGCAACGCCTCATTCGGCGCGGCTGTGGAAATGTCATTGTTTTGCATACCGAAATTCCTTTCTGAATCAACATTTTTATGTATCCGGAGTTTGGGGTTTCACGTTATTTTTTATTATAACGCAGGCATATTGATATTTCAAGATATTTCCTATCTGTGAGTTATAAGAAATAAAAGCGGTCTAAATTAGGCCGCTTTTATCAATGTTGATATGATTTATTCAAACTTCATGGAATAGAGATCGGCGTCGCATAAGGAAAAACGAAGACGAATTGGTTTACCTGAAAGAGATAAGAGCGGCTTTTCGAAATCCACGGGGCGGCAGACGCTGTCGCCGAACAGGCGGGAGCTTTCATAGTCGGGCAGAGGGGTGCCGTCTTCGCCGCAGATTGTGATTTTGACATAGCCGGCAGCCGAAGTGGCGAAGTTGACGGTCAGATGGCCGCCCGTAAACGTCAGCGGTTTGGTGATCATCTGCCCGCCGGGATACCCCGCCGAAAGCGAGAAAAAGCCGTCCAAGCGAACGGAATAGCGCATCAGTTCAACAGTTTCAACACGGTAGTGGTCG
This window contains:
- a CDS encoding ACT domain-containing protein, which produces MITVLGKDTVGILAKISAKCAENRINVTDVNQTILDDIFAMLMLVDMAEATIKLADFAAALKAEGERMGLVVYVISQEVFDTMHHV
- the amrB gene encoding AmmeMemoRadiSam system protein B, which encodes MKKYGLLFFVIIFCFNLFFAYSTAPEPRKIKALIVPHDVVAIKLAEDGINSIVADNPKTIILVGPNHTANGPKIASTCDGSTLYNQIGVNDELIKNEHSITNLIPIIEQYLPNSNIIPIIFQKGASYNIAKKVMETAFSEPDVIIVASIDFSHGLYTQDEQVNRAKMEEYIKSFDSSAIMGLDETYLDAPVVLAAILELLKDCSVDIAASTNAAEVLGMEIQDATGYLTVVFYENNY
- a CDS encoding DUF378 domain-containing protein; its protein translation is MVIDRIALIIMIIGGLNWGSVGLFNTDLVALAFGSGSTAARIIYALVGIAALWCISLLFRERSAITEDHVEAEARSTKD
- the groL gene encoding chaperonin GroEL (60 kDa chaperone family; promotes refolding of misfolded polypeptides especially under stressful conditions; forms two stacked rings of heptamers to form a barrel-shaped 14mer; ends can be capped by GroES; misfolded proteins enter the barrel where they are refolded when GroES binds), producing MAKVIVYGEDARKSLQAGVDKLSNTVKITLGPKGRNVVLDKKFGAPLITNDGVTIAKEIELDDAFENMGAQLIREVATKTNDAAGDGTTTATLLAQAIVREGMKNVAAGANPMIIKKGLAKAVDTAVAEIKKNSRTVDGSQDIARVATVSSGDEFIGNMIAEAMSKVSSNGVITIEESKTAETLCDVVDGMQFDRGYISPYMVTDTEKMEAVIDDPFILITDRKISNIQDVLPLLEQIVQAGKKLVIIAEDVEGEALATILVNKLRGTFTCVAIKAPGFGDRRKEMLRDIATLTGGQVISEELGMDLKEAKVQMLGRARQVKAGKENTIIVDGTGDPKEIKARIDQIKSQIETTTSDFDREKLQERLAKLSGGVAVIKVGAATEVEMKEKKLRMEDALSATKAAVEEGIVAGGGVALLNAAAAVEKLIAQVDGDEKTGVRIILKTLEEPIRQIAENAGLEGSVIVNKIRASRKTGYGFDAYKETYCDMIDCGIVDPTKVVRSALQNAASVASMILTTESLVADKKEPTPPPAPMGGNPGMDMY
- a CDS encoding PFL family protein, translated to MNKRDIHDILETVGMIKDQNLDIRTVTMGISLLDCIRGDSKSTCAAVYEKITTKAGRLSGVCEGIGAEYGIPIINKRISVTPAAMLCATADPFELALTLDRAAKTTGVDFLGGFSALVQKGFSGGDLALIEAIPQALSDTKLVCSSINVATTRAGINMDAVALMGEIIKKTAEATKDRDCIGCAKLVVFANAVEDNPFMAGAFHGTGEPECAINVGVSGPGVVAAALREAGDCDLAQAANIIKKTAFKITRMGQLVAELAANRLGVEFGIVDLSLAPTPAVGDSVAEILEIIGLESTGCCGTTAALALLNDAVKKGGIMASSHVGGLSGAFIPVSEDAGMIAAARRGSLRIEKLEAMTAVCSVGLDMIAVPGDTSAAVISALIADEASIGVVNSKTTAVRVIPAIGKKVGDEVSFGGLLGSAPVMEINTWSPEKMIKRGGRIPAVLQALRN